In one Lysobacter alkalisoli genomic region, the following are encoded:
- a CDS encoding MOSC domain-containing protein, with amino-acid sequence MTLPPADSELGKLMATLPRAGRVEWIGLRPARDEPMQAVERVEATTGVGLVGDRYKSGSGKRGVTLIQAEHLPVIAKLAGHAAVAPATLRRNVVVSGIPLVALRDRRFRIGDVVLEGTDACDPCSRMEAALGPGGYNAMRGMGGLCARIVEGGEFAIGDAVEALQAGS; translated from the coding sequence ATGACCCTGCCTCCCGCCGACTCCGAACTCGGCAAGCTGATGGCCACCCTGCCGCGCGCCGGACGAGTGGAATGGATCGGCCTGCGCCCCGCGCGCGATGAGCCGATGCAGGCGGTCGAGCGGGTCGAGGCCACCACCGGCGTCGGCCTTGTGGGCGATCGCTACAAGAGCGGCAGCGGCAAGCGCGGCGTGACCCTGATCCAGGCCGAGCACCTGCCGGTGATTGCCAAACTGGCCGGGCACGCCGCCGTCGCGCCGGCGACCCTGCGCCGCAACGTGGTGGTGTCGGGCATCCCGCTGGTTGCGTTGAGAGACCGCCGCTTCCGTATCGGCGACGTGGTGCTGGAAGGCACCGATGCCTGCGACCCGTGCTCGCGGATGGAGGCCGCGCTCGGTCCCGGCGGCTACAACGCGATGCGCGGCATGGGCGGATTGTGCGCGCGGATCGTCGAGGGCGGCGAATTCGCCATCGGCGACGCGGTTGAAGCCTTGCAGGCGGGGAGCTGA
- a CDS encoding acyl-CoA thioesterase, with the protein MTSAVSEPVVHELVELLSLERLEDNLFRGQSRDIGTKYVFGGQVLGQALSAAQATMIEPRTAHSLHAYFLKAGDIEAPIVYQVDRTRDGGSFSVRRVTAIQHGQPIFFLAASFQKTEGGGEHQLSMPEVPLPEDIDPAPPVPEEVMTTLPTKIQRWLSREGPFEFRHVWTSGESLREKLNPPKRPPYQQFWFRLSEKVGDAPELHRALLAYASDFHLLGTATFPHGISYYQPNVQMASLDHALWFHRPFRADDWLLYSIDSPSAQRGRGLARGQIFDRGGHLVASTAQEGLIRVVEDAAAARHVPAKD; encoded by the coding sequence ATGACTTCCGCCGTCTCCGAACCCGTCGTCCATGAGCTTGTGGAACTGCTGTCGCTGGAGCGGCTCGAGGACAACCTGTTTCGCGGCCAGAGCCGTGACATCGGCACCAAGTACGTGTTCGGTGGCCAGGTGCTTGGACAGGCGTTGTCGGCCGCGCAGGCAACGATGATCGAGCCGCGCACGGCGCACTCGCTGCACGCCTACTTCCTCAAGGCCGGCGATATCGAGGCGCCGATCGTCTACCAGGTCGACCGCACCCGTGACGGCGGCAGCTTCTCGGTCCGCCGGGTCACCGCGATCCAGCACGGCCAGCCGATCTTCTTCCTCGCCGCCTCGTTCCAGAAAACCGAGGGTGGCGGCGAGCACCAGCTGTCGATGCCCGAGGTGCCGTTGCCCGAGGACATCGACCCGGCTCCGCCTGTGCCGGAGGAGGTCATGACCACGCTGCCGACCAAGATCCAGCGCTGGCTGTCGCGTGAAGGGCCGTTCGAGTTCCGCCACGTCTGGACCTCGGGCGAAAGCCTGCGCGAAAAACTCAATCCGCCCAAGCGCCCGCCCTACCAGCAGTTCTGGTTCCGGCTGTCGGAAAAGGTCGGCGACGCACCGGAGCTGCACCGCGCCCTGCTGGCCTACGCCTCGGACTTCCACCTGCTCGGCACCGCGACTTTTCCGCACGGCATCAGCTACTACCAGCCGAACGTGCAGATGGCCTCGCTCGATCACGCGCTGTGGTTCCACCGTCCGTTCCGCGCCGACGACTGGCTGCTGTACTCGATCGACAGTCCCAGCGCACAGCGCGGCCGCGGCCTCGCCCGCGGACAGATTTTCGACCGTGGCGGCCACCTGGTCGCCAGCACAGCGCAGGAAGGCCTGATCCGGGTAGTCGAGGACGCGGCCGCCGCGCGGCACGTTCCGGCGAAGGACTAG
- a CDS encoding N-acetylmuramoyl-L-alanine amidase, with protein sequence MPIPPIVHASLPYQDRLQERDLAAVDLAVIHCTELPDLATSREYGERIHYPSGTGNSGHFYIDRDGSVQQWVSVDRIAHHVRGHNERAIGIELVNTGRWPHWLDAGHQAMDEPYTAGQIASLVALLVHLRDTMPALRLIAGHEDLDTGEVQARDDPARLVRRKRDPGPLFPWDEVLSAVPLQRIP encoded by the coding sequence ATGCCGATCCCGCCCATCGTCCACGCCTCCCTGCCCTACCAGGATCGTCTGCAGGAGCGCGACCTGGCCGCCGTCGACCTGGCCGTAATCCACTGCACCGAGCTGCCCGACCTCGCCACTTCACGCGAGTATGGCGAGCGCATCCACTATCCCAGCGGCACCGGCAACAGCGGACACTTCTACATCGACCGCGACGGCAGTGTGCAGCAGTGGGTGAGTGTCGACCGCATCGCCCACCACGTCCGCGGCCATAACGAACGCGCGATCGGCATCGAACTGGTCAACACCGGCCGCTGGCCGCACTGGCTCGACGCCGGCCACCAGGCCATGGACGAACCCTATACCGCAGGACAGATCGCCTCGCTGGTCGCCCTGCTGGTCCACCTGCGCGACACCATGCCGGCACTGCGGCTGATCGCCGGACATGAGGATCTCGACACCGGCGAGGTCCAGGCACGCGACGATCCGGCCCGTCTTGTCCGGCGCAAACGCGACCCGGGGCCGCTATTTCCGTGGGACGAAGTACTGTCGGCAGTGCCATTGCAGCGCATTCCGTAG